In Triticum aestivum cultivar Chinese Spring chromosome 5B, IWGSC CS RefSeq v2.1, whole genome shotgun sequence, the following proteins share a genomic window:
- the LOC123111716 gene encoding keratinocyte proline-rich protein gives MAKPWLFLGILLSLWIIGRYLPNSWNLKLQRTKPCSLWREPTWNPLLPGYTPLAESVGRKTKKHTEIGQQGVSYLVLPRPSPQLAPRPSPQPAPRPSPHPSSRPHPSPLPTPKPSPHPSPRPLPHPSSRPHPLLLQRWVGSFQMSLCLALTAATIHPLLLQRWVGSFQMSLCLALTAATRGFICL, from the exons ATGGCGAAACCATGGTTATTTCTCGGAATCCTATTGAGTTTATGGATAATTGGTAGATATCTGCCAAATTCGTGGAACCTCAAG TTGCAGAGAACAAAGCCATGTTCGCTGTGGAGGGAGCCAACGtggaaccccctcctccccgggtATACCCCTCTCGCAGAGAGCGTCGGTCGAAAAACAAAAAAGCATACAGAGATCGGGCAGCAG GGCGTAAGCTACCTGGTGCTGCCCAGGCCGTCGCCCCAGCTGGCGCCCAGGCCATCGCCCCAGCCGGCGCCCAGGCCATCGCCCCACCCGTCGTCCAGGCCCCACCCGTCGCCCCTGCCGACGCCCAAGCCATCGCCCCACCCGTCGCCCAGGCCATTGCCCCACCCGTCGTCCAGGCCCCACCCGTTGCTGCTCCAGAGATGGGTGGGTTCATTCCAGATGTCCCTCTGTTTGGCCCTCACCGCAGCAACTATCCACCCGTTGCTGCTCCAGAGATGGGTGGGTTCATTCCAGATGTCCCTCTGTTTGGCCCTCACCGCAGCAACTAGGGGTTTTATCTGTCTATAG